In the genome of Pangasianodon hypophthalmus isolate fPanHyp1 chromosome 23, fPanHyp1.pri, whole genome shotgun sequence, one region contains:
- the mrtfbb gene encoding myocardin-related transcription factor B isoform X3, with amino-acid sequence MACLEVETPTVCRVLQIRLQQRRTREQLVDQGIMPPLKTPAAFHEQIRSLERARTENFLKHKISSRPERAELVRMHILQETQAEPSLQATQMKLKRARLADDLNEKIAQRPGPMELVEKNILPVDSSVKEAIIGSEVNYQKTLDVYNFDEDSNETLSPEDPASQESQCSVPSPREARLPEISSATLTAGSNLQPCPPTTQSSELLSQTSAEDQTNTQHITPAQPVTTAPPIKSGLTLVKQSQPKLPSEKSRSKKSKEPKPRVKKLKYHLYIPPDQKQEPSEAPMDSAYARLLQQQQQFLHLQILSQQQQHYNYQAILPAPAPFRPLPKVQSSCPNVAVGNTQAPFVVSLPSATPGLGTNSMNNRKPGLLPANLDEMKVAELKIELKLRGLPVSGTKTDLIERLKPYQECYKVTSTQQTETNDVIAPLANQKTESISMTPPVSPVHSEVSTGSMEETSDSKALAATSPSIMKTEDTSVEAAVPDKDQSLYEKERQIEELIRKLEQEQRLVEELKMQLEVEKRNQQGATQQLDELETLTRIKEEHDTSSSCSATVEQEESQSQGKVPQFYIAAQGVQPSQTILSTQSEQHILPTTIQLPQTRPVLQTTVSVLAQTESAAFQQHANPTQAVPQIMPVCSSSGSGIQLGQKQEQQRAEVAQSCSPRHSPPNGFTTKPTSPCQPTYILPPSPFSNHHSPKNKDPPRYEEAVKQTRALQATMQIPTAISQHMDDLFDVLIESGEISPLLRQDTLSPDKLLPVTASVTTLPINTALSRPPPQVHVAHMPSLVALASDHQLEALLDGTLPPNTEPRALHLMEELHSQLLDPPHSPMDTSELSFSTSPPPSLHLHDTNLDNMEWLELTVPESAGISAPAAIFSSDFLDSHDLQWD; translated from the exons ATGGCCTGCCTCGAGGTCGAAACCCCGACCGTCTGCAGGG TTCTGCAGATCAGACTCCAGCAGAGACGCACTCGGGAACAGCTTGTGGACCAGGGCATTATGCCGC CACTGAAGACTCCTGCTGCCTTTCATGAACAGATACGAAGCCTTGAGAGAGCTAGG ACTGAGAATTTCCTGAAGCACAAGATTAGTAGTAGACCTGAGCGTGCAGAGCTGGTCCGCATGCACATCCTCCAAG AGACCCAGGCAGAGCCATCGTTGCAGGCCACACAGATGAAGCTCAAAAGGGCTCGTCTGGCTGATGACCTCAACGAGAAGATTGCCCAGAGGCCTGGCCCAATGGAGTTAGTAGAGAAGAACATCCTGCCTGTAGACTCCAgtgtgaaggaggccatcattg GAAGTGAGGTGAACTATCAAAAGACCTTGGACGTATATAACTTTGATGAAGACAGCAATGAAACTCTGTCCCCAGAGGATCCGGCCAGTCAGGAATCTCAGTGCTCTGTCCCATCACCCAGAGAGGCCAGGCTGCCTGAGATCTCTTCTGCTACTCTGACCGCTGGCTCCAACCTACAG CCCTGTCCACCTACGACCCAGAGTTCAGAGTTACTCAGTCAAACATCAGCAGAGGATCAGACGAATACTCAGCACATAACTCCTGCTCAGCCAGTCACCACAGCTCCCCCCATCAAATCAGGTCTTACCCTTGTGAAG caaagccaacCCAAGCTTCCCAGTGAAAAAAGCCGCAGCAAAAAGAGCAAAGAACCCAAGCCAAGGGTGAAGAAGCTCAAATATCACCTGTATATCCCACCAGACCAAAAACAGGAGCCCAGTGAGGCCCCTATGGACTCGGCCTATGCCCGATtgcttcagcagcagcagcagtttcTACACCTGCAGATCCTTAGCCAGCAACAACAGCACTACAACTACCAGGCCATTCTACCTGCACCTGCACCTTTCAG GCCTTTGCCCAAGGTTCAGAGCAGCTGTCCAAACGTGGCTGTAGGAAACACCCAAGCTCCATTCGTAGTGTCCCTGCCCAGCGCTACCCCTGGACtcggcaccaacagcatgaacaACCGCAAGCCTGGCCTTCTGCCTGCTAACCTAGATGAAATGAAG GTGGCTGAACTTAAAATCGAGCTGAAGCTACGCGGTCTCCCTGTATCTGGCACTAAAACAGACCTCATAGAGAGGCTCAAGCCCTACCAGGAGTGCTACAAGGTTACCAGCACTCAGCAGACTGAGACCAATGATGTCATTGCTCCTCTGGCCAATCAAAAGACAGAAAGCATAAGCATGACTCCCCCAGTGTCTCCTGTGCACTCAGAAGTTTCCACTGGGAGTATGGAGGAGACCAGCGACAGCAAAGCGTTGGCTGCCACATCTCCATCCATCATGAAGACAGAGGATACATCAGTGGAGGCAGCAGTACCTGATAAAGATCAGAGCCTGTATGAGAAGGAGCGCCAGATAGAGGAGCTGATTCGCAAGCTGGAGCAGGAGCAGCGTCTGGTGGAGGAGCTCAAGATGCAGCTAGAGGTAGAAAAGAGGAATCAACAGGGAGCGACGCAGCAGCTGGATGAGCTTGAAACTCTTACCAGGATAAAAGAGGAGCATGATACCTCCTCCAGCTGTAGCGCCACGGTGGAACAGGAAGAGTCCCAGTCCCAGGGGAAGGTACCGCAGTTCTACATTGCTGCACAAGGAGTGCAGCCCTCGCAGACCATCCTCAGCACTCAATCAGAGCAACATATCCTGCCCACCACCATCCAGCTTCCACAG ACACGGCCAGTTCTCCAAACCACAGTGTCTGTCTTGGCTCAAACAGAGAGTGCAGCGTTTCAGCAGCACGCAAATCCAACACAGGCTGTACCTCAA ATAATGCCCGTGTGCAGCAGCTCAGGCTCAGGCATCCAGCTGGGGCAGAAGCAGGAGCAGCAAAGAGCTGAAGTGGCTCAGTCGTGCTCACCTAGACACAGTCCTCCAAATGGATTCACCACCAAA CCAACCTCCCCCTGCCAGCCCACTTACATCCTTCCACCATCTCCATTCAGCAATCATCACAGCCCCAAGAACAAAGATCCTCCTCGCTACGAGGAGGCTGTCAAACAGACTAGAGCACTTCAGGCTACTATGCAG ATCCCCACTGCAATCAGTCAGCACATGGATGACTTGTTTGATGTCTTGATTGAGAGTGGAG AAATCTCTCCCCTGCTCCGACAAGATACCCTCTCTCCGGATAAACTTCTGCCTGTGACAGCCAGTGTCACCACTCTCCCCATCAACACTGCACTGTCTCGTCCTCCACCTCAGGTCCATGTGGCCCACATGCCCAGTCTGGTGGCACTGGCCTCAGATCACCAGCTGGAGGCTCTACTGGACGGAACGCTGCCACCCAACACAGAGCCCCGTGCTCTCCACCTCATGGAGGAACTGCACAGCCAGTTGTTGGATCCACCCCATTCACCCATGGACACCAGTGAGCTGAGTTTTTCCACCTCACCACCCCCATCCCTCCACCTGCATGACACCAACCTGGACAACATGGAGTGGTTGGAACTGACTGTGCCAGAGTCAGCAGGTATCTCTGCACCGGCTGCCATCTTCTCCTCCGACTTCCTGGACTCTCACGATTTGCAGTGGGACTga
- the mrtfbb gene encoding myocardin-related transcription factor B isoform X2 — MEPQRCLGMERDCDILVSSPRSEAVTHDMEAISLQPSYSLPSIQERKNVLQIRLQQRRTREQLVDQGIMPPLKTPAAFHEQIRSLERARTENFLKHKISSRPERAELVRMHILQETQAEPSLQATQMKLKRARLADDLNEKIAQRPGPMELVEKNILPVDSSVKEAIIGSEVNYQKTLDVYNFDEDSNETLSPEDPASQESQCSVPSPREARLPEISSATLTAGSNLQPCPPTTQSSELLSQTSAEDQTNTQHITPAQPVTTAPPIKSGLTLVKQSQPKLPSEKSRSKKSKEPKPRVKKLKYHLYIPPDQKQEPSEAPMDSAYARLLQQQQQFLHLQILSQQQQHYNYQAILPAPAPFRPLPKVQSSCPNVAVGNTQAPFVVSLPSATPGLGTNSMNNRKPGLLPANLDEMKVAELKIELKLRGLPVSGTKTDLIERLKPYQECYKVTSTQQTETNDVIAPLANQKTESISMTPPVSPVHSEVSTGSMEETSDSKALAATSPSIMKTEDTSVEAAVPDKDQSLYEKERQIEELIRKLEQEQRLVEELKMQLEVEKRNQQGATQQLDELETLTRIKEEHDTSSSCSATVEQEESQSQGKVPQFYIAAQGVQPSQTILSTQSEQHILPTTIQLPQTRPVLQTTVSVLAQTESAAFQQHANPTQAVPQIMPVCSSSGSGIQLGQKQEQQRAEVAQSCSPRHSPPNGFTTKPTSPCQPTYILPPSPFSNHHSPKNKDPPRYEEAVKQTRALQATMQIPTAISQHMDDLFDVLIESGEISPLLRQDTLSPDKLLPVTASVTTLPINTALSRPPPQVHVAHMPSLVALASDHQLEALLDGTLPPNTEPRALHLMEELHSQLLDPPHSPMDTSELSFSTSPPPSLHLHDTNLDNMEWLELTVPESAGISAPAAIFSSDFLDSHDLQWD, encoded by the exons TTCTGCAGATCAGACTCCAGCAGAGACGCACTCGGGAACAGCTTGTGGACCAGGGCATTATGCCGC CACTGAAGACTCCTGCTGCCTTTCATGAACAGATACGAAGCCTTGAGAGAGCTAGG ACTGAGAATTTCCTGAAGCACAAGATTAGTAGTAGACCTGAGCGTGCAGAGCTGGTCCGCATGCACATCCTCCAAG AGACCCAGGCAGAGCCATCGTTGCAGGCCACACAGATGAAGCTCAAAAGGGCTCGTCTGGCTGATGACCTCAACGAGAAGATTGCCCAGAGGCCTGGCCCAATGGAGTTAGTAGAGAAGAACATCCTGCCTGTAGACTCCAgtgtgaaggaggccatcattg GAAGTGAGGTGAACTATCAAAAGACCTTGGACGTATATAACTTTGATGAAGACAGCAATGAAACTCTGTCCCCAGAGGATCCGGCCAGTCAGGAATCTCAGTGCTCTGTCCCATCACCCAGAGAGGCCAGGCTGCCTGAGATCTCTTCTGCTACTCTGACCGCTGGCTCCAACCTACAG CCCTGTCCACCTACGACCCAGAGTTCAGAGTTACTCAGTCAAACATCAGCAGAGGATCAGACGAATACTCAGCACATAACTCCTGCTCAGCCAGTCACCACAGCTCCCCCCATCAAATCAGGTCTTACCCTTGTGAAG caaagccaacCCAAGCTTCCCAGTGAAAAAAGCCGCAGCAAAAAGAGCAAAGAACCCAAGCCAAGGGTGAAGAAGCTCAAATATCACCTGTATATCCCACCAGACCAAAAACAGGAGCCCAGTGAGGCCCCTATGGACTCGGCCTATGCCCGATtgcttcagcagcagcagcagtttcTACACCTGCAGATCCTTAGCCAGCAACAACAGCACTACAACTACCAGGCCATTCTACCTGCACCTGCACCTTTCAG GCCTTTGCCCAAGGTTCAGAGCAGCTGTCCAAACGTGGCTGTAGGAAACACCCAAGCTCCATTCGTAGTGTCCCTGCCCAGCGCTACCCCTGGACtcggcaccaacagcatgaacaACCGCAAGCCTGGCCTTCTGCCTGCTAACCTAGATGAAATGAAG GTGGCTGAACTTAAAATCGAGCTGAAGCTACGCGGTCTCCCTGTATCTGGCACTAAAACAGACCTCATAGAGAGGCTCAAGCCCTACCAGGAGTGCTACAAGGTTACCAGCACTCAGCAGACTGAGACCAATGATGTCATTGCTCCTCTGGCCAATCAAAAGACAGAAAGCATAAGCATGACTCCCCCAGTGTCTCCTGTGCACTCAGAAGTTTCCACTGGGAGTATGGAGGAGACCAGCGACAGCAAAGCGTTGGCTGCCACATCTCCATCCATCATGAAGACAGAGGATACATCAGTGGAGGCAGCAGTACCTGATAAAGATCAGAGCCTGTATGAGAAGGAGCGCCAGATAGAGGAGCTGATTCGCAAGCTGGAGCAGGAGCAGCGTCTGGTGGAGGAGCTCAAGATGCAGCTAGAGGTAGAAAAGAGGAATCAACAGGGAGCGACGCAGCAGCTGGATGAGCTTGAAACTCTTACCAGGATAAAAGAGGAGCATGATACCTCCTCCAGCTGTAGCGCCACGGTGGAACAGGAAGAGTCCCAGTCCCAGGGGAAGGTACCGCAGTTCTACATTGCTGCACAAGGAGTGCAGCCCTCGCAGACCATCCTCAGCACTCAATCAGAGCAACATATCCTGCCCACCACCATCCAGCTTCCACAG ACACGGCCAGTTCTCCAAACCACAGTGTCTGTCTTGGCTCAAACAGAGAGTGCAGCGTTTCAGCAGCACGCAAATCCAACACAGGCTGTACCTCAA ATAATGCCCGTGTGCAGCAGCTCAGGCTCAGGCATCCAGCTGGGGCAGAAGCAGGAGCAGCAAAGAGCTGAAGTGGCTCAGTCGTGCTCACCTAGACACAGTCCTCCAAATGGATTCACCACCAAA CCAACCTCCCCCTGCCAGCCCACTTACATCCTTCCACCATCTCCATTCAGCAATCATCACAGCCCCAAGAACAAAGATCCTCCTCGCTACGAGGAGGCTGTCAAACAGACTAGAGCACTTCAGGCTACTATGCAG ATCCCCACTGCAATCAGTCAGCACATGGATGACTTGTTTGATGTCTTGATTGAGAGTGGAG AAATCTCTCCCCTGCTCCGACAAGATACCCTCTCTCCGGATAAACTTCTGCCTGTGACAGCCAGTGTCACCACTCTCCCCATCAACACTGCACTGTCTCGTCCTCCACCTCAGGTCCATGTGGCCCACATGCCCAGTCTGGTGGCACTGGCCTCAGATCACCAGCTGGAGGCTCTACTGGACGGAACGCTGCCACCCAACACAGAGCCCCGTGCTCTCCACCTCATGGAGGAACTGCACAGCCAGTTGTTGGATCCACCCCATTCACCCATGGACACCAGTGAGCTGAGTTTTTCCACCTCACCACCCCCATCCCTCCACCTGCATGACACCAACCTGGACAACATGGAGTGGTTGGAACTGACTGTGCCAGAGTCAGCAGGTATCTCTGCACCGGCTGCCATCTTCTCCTCCGACTTCCTGGACTCTCACGATTTGCAGTGGGACTga
- the mrtfbb gene encoding myocardin-related transcription factor B isoform X4, producing the protein MPPLKTPAAFHEQIRSLERARTENFLKHKISSRPERAELVRMHILQETQAEPSLQATQMKLKRARLADDLNEKIAQRPGPMELVEKNILPVDSSVKEAIIGSEVNYQKTLDVYNFDEDSNETLSPEDPASQESQCSVPSPREARLPEISSATLTAGSNLQPCPPTTQSSELLSQTSAEDQTNTQHITPAQPVTTAPPIKSGLTLVKQSQPKLPSEKSRSKKSKEPKPRVKKLKYHLYIPPDQKQEPSEAPMDSAYARLLQQQQQFLHLQILSQQQQHYNYQAILPAPAPFRPLPKVQSSCPNVAVGNTQAPFVVSLPSATPGLGTNSMNNRKPGLLPANLDEMKVAELKIELKLRGLPVSGTKTDLIERLKPYQECYKVTSTQQTETNDVIAPLANQKTESISMTPPVSPVHSEVSTGSMEETSDSKALAATSPSIMKTEDTSVEAAVPDKDQSLYEKERQIEELIRKLEQEQRLVEELKMQLEVEKRNQQGATQQLDELETLTRIKEEHDTSSSCSATVEQEESQSQGKVPQFYIAAQGVQPSQTILSTQSEQHILPTTIQLPQTRPVLQTTVSVLAQTESAAFQQHANPTQAVPQIMPVCSSSGSGIQLGQKQEQQRAEVAQSCSPRHSPPNGFTTKPTSPCQPTYILPPSPFSNHHSPKNKDPPRYEEAVKQTRALQATMQIPTAISQHMDDLFDVLIESGEISPLLRQDTLSPDKLLPVTASVTTLPINTALSRPPPQVHVAHMPSLVALASDHQLEALLDGTLPPNTEPRALHLMEELHSQLLDPPHSPMDTSELSFSTSPPPSLHLHDTNLDNMEWLELTVPESAGISAPAAIFSSDFLDSHDLQWD; encoded by the exons ATGCCGC CACTGAAGACTCCTGCTGCCTTTCATGAACAGATACGAAGCCTTGAGAGAGCTAGG ACTGAGAATTTCCTGAAGCACAAGATTAGTAGTAGACCTGAGCGTGCAGAGCTGGTCCGCATGCACATCCTCCAAG AGACCCAGGCAGAGCCATCGTTGCAGGCCACACAGATGAAGCTCAAAAGGGCTCGTCTGGCTGATGACCTCAACGAGAAGATTGCCCAGAGGCCTGGCCCAATGGAGTTAGTAGAGAAGAACATCCTGCCTGTAGACTCCAgtgtgaaggaggccatcattg GAAGTGAGGTGAACTATCAAAAGACCTTGGACGTATATAACTTTGATGAAGACAGCAATGAAACTCTGTCCCCAGAGGATCCGGCCAGTCAGGAATCTCAGTGCTCTGTCCCATCACCCAGAGAGGCCAGGCTGCCTGAGATCTCTTCTGCTACTCTGACCGCTGGCTCCAACCTACAG CCCTGTCCACCTACGACCCAGAGTTCAGAGTTACTCAGTCAAACATCAGCAGAGGATCAGACGAATACTCAGCACATAACTCCTGCTCAGCCAGTCACCACAGCTCCCCCCATCAAATCAGGTCTTACCCTTGTGAAG caaagccaacCCAAGCTTCCCAGTGAAAAAAGCCGCAGCAAAAAGAGCAAAGAACCCAAGCCAAGGGTGAAGAAGCTCAAATATCACCTGTATATCCCACCAGACCAAAAACAGGAGCCCAGTGAGGCCCCTATGGACTCGGCCTATGCCCGATtgcttcagcagcagcagcagtttcTACACCTGCAGATCCTTAGCCAGCAACAACAGCACTACAACTACCAGGCCATTCTACCTGCACCTGCACCTTTCAG GCCTTTGCCCAAGGTTCAGAGCAGCTGTCCAAACGTGGCTGTAGGAAACACCCAAGCTCCATTCGTAGTGTCCCTGCCCAGCGCTACCCCTGGACtcggcaccaacagcatgaacaACCGCAAGCCTGGCCTTCTGCCTGCTAACCTAGATGAAATGAAG GTGGCTGAACTTAAAATCGAGCTGAAGCTACGCGGTCTCCCTGTATCTGGCACTAAAACAGACCTCATAGAGAGGCTCAAGCCCTACCAGGAGTGCTACAAGGTTACCAGCACTCAGCAGACTGAGACCAATGATGTCATTGCTCCTCTGGCCAATCAAAAGACAGAAAGCATAAGCATGACTCCCCCAGTGTCTCCTGTGCACTCAGAAGTTTCCACTGGGAGTATGGAGGAGACCAGCGACAGCAAAGCGTTGGCTGCCACATCTCCATCCATCATGAAGACAGAGGATACATCAGTGGAGGCAGCAGTACCTGATAAAGATCAGAGCCTGTATGAGAAGGAGCGCCAGATAGAGGAGCTGATTCGCAAGCTGGAGCAGGAGCAGCGTCTGGTGGAGGAGCTCAAGATGCAGCTAGAGGTAGAAAAGAGGAATCAACAGGGAGCGACGCAGCAGCTGGATGAGCTTGAAACTCTTACCAGGATAAAAGAGGAGCATGATACCTCCTCCAGCTGTAGCGCCACGGTGGAACAGGAAGAGTCCCAGTCCCAGGGGAAGGTACCGCAGTTCTACATTGCTGCACAAGGAGTGCAGCCCTCGCAGACCATCCTCAGCACTCAATCAGAGCAACATATCCTGCCCACCACCATCCAGCTTCCACAG ACACGGCCAGTTCTCCAAACCACAGTGTCTGTCTTGGCTCAAACAGAGAGTGCAGCGTTTCAGCAGCACGCAAATCCAACACAGGCTGTACCTCAA ATAATGCCCGTGTGCAGCAGCTCAGGCTCAGGCATCCAGCTGGGGCAGAAGCAGGAGCAGCAAAGAGCTGAAGTGGCTCAGTCGTGCTCACCTAGACACAGTCCTCCAAATGGATTCACCACCAAA CCAACCTCCCCCTGCCAGCCCACTTACATCCTTCCACCATCTCCATTCAGCAATCATCACAGCCCCAAGAACAAAGATCCTCCTCGCTACGAGGAGGCTGTCAAACAGACTAGAGCACTTCAGGCTACTATGCAG ATCCCCACTGCAATCAGTCAGCACATGGATGACTTGTTTGATGTCTTGATTGAGAGTGGAG AAATCTCTCCCCTGCTCCGACAAGATACCCTCTCTCCGGATAAACTTCTGCCTGTGACAGCCAGTGTCACCACTCTCCCCATCAACACTGCACTGTCTCGTCCTCCACCTCAGGTCCATGTGGCCCACATGCCCAGTCTGGTGGCACTGGCCTCAGATCACCAGCTGGAGGCTCTACTGGACGGAACGCTGCCACCCAACACAGAGCCCCGTGCTCTCCACCTCATGGAGGAACTGCACAGCCAGTTGTTGGATCCACCCCATTCACCCATGGACACCAGTGAGCTGAGTTTTTCCACCTCACCACCCCCATCCCTCCACCTGCATGACACCAACCTGGACAACATGGAGTGGTTGGAACTGACTGTGCCAGAGTCAGCAGGTATCTCTGCACCGGCTGCCATCTTCTCCTCCGACTTCCTGGACTCTCACGATTTGCAGTGGGACTga